Part of the Marinobacterium rhizophilum genome is shown below.
GTCATCTGGCCACCCAGGGAGCAGCCCGGGAAGGGACGCCGGCGCTGGTGCGGCTGGTGACCCAGATTGCTGCGCGGTTCAGTATTCCGGTGACGCAAAAGGCCGCTGCCCAGGCGGTTCCCATTATCGGTGCGGCAGGGGGCGCGCTGATCAATTCGCTGTTTATCGGCCACTTCCAGGACATTGCCCGCGGCCATTTTACTGTCCGGCGGCTGGAGCGGATCTATGGACCTGAGCAGGTGCGTGCCCTGTACGACACCTTGCCCTAGCCCCGGAGCTGATGGACCTGGCTGCCCGGTCTTGTTCGCCGTTTCGACAGCAAGCTTGCCTGTGGCTGCATCCGCGCCTTATCGTGTCCAGACCCCGGCGCAGGGCGGGGCCGGCTTCTAGGGCAGTAAACCAGGGGAGATGCCATGCGACTGAAAGTGTTTTCAGACCTTCACCTTGAGTGCGCCGACTCGCAGCATGACCTGTGCGGCGCCGACGCCGATGTGGTGATTCTTGCCGGTGATATTCACAGCGGTACCCGGGGGCTCGAGTGGGCCGGGCGGCAATTTCCGGGTCGTTGCGTGATCTATGTTCCGGGGAATCATGAGTTCTATGGTGTCAGCATGTCGCGCTTGCGGGCAGAGCTTCGTGTCGAAGCCGAACGCCGGGGCATCATTCTGCTGGATAACCGTGCGGTAACCGTCGACGGCGTTCGCTTTTACGGTACCACCCTGTGGGCAGACTTCGGGCTCTATGCCGACAGGGAGTCCTGGGATGTTCAGGCAACGCAGGACAGGGCCTGTGCAAGGCTGCCAGATTTTCGCATCATCGAGCAGCCAGAGGGGGAAGTGTTCAGCATAGCCGAGTGTCAAAGGCTGCATGCCCAGGCCTTAGCCTGGCTTGAGCATGAACTGGAGCAGCCGTTTGCGGGCAAGAAAGTGATTGTCAGCCATCATGCGCCGCTCGAAGCCTGTATCCCCGCGCGGTTTAAGGATGATGCGCTGTCGCCGGCCTTTGCCTCGAACCTGGGTGCCCTGATGGGCAAGGCGGACCTGTGGGTACATGGCCATGTGCACGAGCCGGTGGATATTCGGGTAGGCGACACCCGCATCATCGCCAATCCCGGTGGCTACCCGAATGAATTTACAGAGCCCCAGTTTGATGCCCACTTGCTGGTGGACCTTTAGCCCGGTGCCGGCACTGTGCCTGAGGCTGTGCCTGTAAAAACCGTCCGTCGTTTCCCGCCTGCTGGAGTCCGGCTAGCCGGACTCCAGTGTCCACGCGCCTGTATCCGCTACAGTCGTCTGTTCCTGTTTGCCGGTCGGCAGCAGCAGGCTCAGCATGAGCGCGGCCAGTCCGCTGCAGCGAGGTCTGGGTCGCCAGCTTTATCCACGGCGGCGGGATCAGGCTCAGGCCTGGCCCTTGATTTCCTGCAGACCCTTGTAGGGCGCCTGGCCTGCGAGTTCTTCCTCGATGCGCAGCAGGCGGTTGTACTTGGAGACACGGTCGGAGCGGCACAGCGAGCCGGTCTTGATCTGGCCGGCGGCGGTACCGACAGCAAGGTCAGCGATGGTGGTGTCTTCGGTTTCACCGGAGCGGTGCGAAATCACCACGCTGTAACCGGCATCCTTGGCCATCTTGATCGCGTCCAGGGTTTCGGACAGCGAGCCGATCTGGTTGAACTTGATCAGGATGGAGTTGCCGATGTTCTTGTCGATGCCTTCCTGCAGGATCTTGGTGTTGGTGACGAACAGGTCGTCGCCCACCAGCTGCACCTTGTCGCCGATCTGGCGGGTCAGGTAGGCCCAGCCGGCCCAGTCGGACTCGTCCAGACCGTCTTCGATGGAGACGATCGGGTAAGTCTCGGACAGCTGCGCCAGGTAGTCGCTGAAGCCTTCGGAGTTGAAGACCTTGCCTTCGCCGGCCAGGTTGTACTCGCCGTTCTTGTAGAACTCGGAGGCGGCGCAGTCCAGCGCCAGGGTCACGTCCTTGCCCAGGGTGTAGCCGGCATTGGACACTGCTTCCTGGATCACCACCAGGGCTTCCTCGTTGGAGCCGAGGTTCGGCGCAAAGCCGCCTTCGTCACCCACCGCGGTGTTGAGACCCCGGGCCTTGAGCACAGCCTTGAGGGCATGGAAGATTTCGGCGCCGCAACGCAGGGCTTCGGCGAAATTCGGGCTGCTCACCGGCTGCACCATGAATTCCTGGATATCGACGTTGTTGTCGGCATGTTCGCCGCCGTTGAGGATGTTCATCATCGGCAGGGGCATGGAGTACTGGCCGGCGGTGCCGTTCAGTTCGGCGATATGGGCGTACAGCGGCAGGCCCTTGACCGTGGCAGCGGCCTTGGCCGCCGCCAGGGACACGGCCAGGATGGCGTTGGCGCCGAACTTGGACTTGTTCTCGGTGCCATCCAGCGCCAGCATGATGTTGTCCAGCGCGCGCTGATCGGTGGGATCCTGGCCCAGCAGGGCTTCACGGATCGGGCCGTTAATGGCGGCCACCGCCTTCAGCACGCCCTTGCCCAGATAGCGGGACTTGTCACCATCACGCAGTTCAAGCGCTTCACGGGAACCGGTGGAGGCGCCGGAGGGCGCGCAGGCGCTGCCGATAACACCGCAGGCCAGGATAACGTCGGCTTCAACCGTGGGGTTGCCGCGTGAATCCAGAACTTCACGCGCCTTGATCTGGGTAATGCTGCTCATATCTGCCTCTGTGTTGTCGTTGAATATTGAGGTGATGTTGCCCGCAAACCGCCTGCATGCCCGTTGGACAATGCGAGTCTGTGCCGACACCAGTGACACCGCAGTCGCGCAGGGCGGTGCGGAATCATCGGCCGGTGTGACGCAGAGATTGGTTGTTAATTGCGGAAACTTACTTAAATTACCCTGCAGAATACTTGGGTACAAGTGATTATTTTGGAATAGAACGTTAATTTCATACAAAAACTGTACAAATTGAGTGCAGACCGGCACGCCAGTGCGGGGTCGAGCCTGAACGATCTTCGGTGCCGGGCACCACGTTCAGCAGCTGAGTTGCAGTCGTCGGATCAGCTCAGTGGCGTGGCGGGATACCAGGCGGGAGCCTGTTGTACAGCCTGCTGCTCCGCGGCTTGCGTCCGTGGATAGAATAAATATTCTTTATTATGTGTATCTTGGATTCTTTGTTTCTTTCTGAGGGCTGCGTTGAAAGTGCACGAAAGGGAGGCCTGTAACGAAAAAATCGGCTCCAAGGAGCCGTTTTTTTCGGTTTGTTCTGCAAGTTGCCGGCCTCAGACGATGCCGGAGCCGCTGCTGTTTTTGCTGGCCGGGCGATCCTTGCCGCATTGGGCGCGGTAGCCGCTGGCGCGGTAGGCCTGGATCGGATCGATGGCGCCATTGCTGCGCAGGCGTGCCATCTGCAGGATGGGTTCAACGTCCAGGTTGTAGGCGGCCTTGAGGGTGCCCTGCGCCATCAGCACATCGTTGCTGTCCTGGAAACCTTCCAGTGCCTTGCGGTCGACAAGCAGGGCCTTGACGAAGGCGCGCTGCACTTCGGCGGCGCTGTAGATCAGGCTCTCGATCGGGTCGGTTACATTGTGGGACTGATCCAGCATGTAGAAGGGCGCAAAACTCGGCTGGCGGTTTTTTATGTCCACCAGTTCATTGAACACCAGGAACAGCTGGTAGGGGTTGATTGAGCCGCTGTCCAGATCGTCGTCGCCGTACTTGCTGTCGTTGAAATGGAAACCGCCGAGCTTGCCGAACTGGGCCAGCCGGGAGACGATCATTTCAATATTGACGTTGGGTGCATGGTGACCCAGGTCGACCAGGCACTTGCAACGCTCGCCAATCTGGGTGGCGGCCAGGTAGCTGCTGCCCCAGTCCTGAATTACGGTGGAGTAAAACGCGGGCTCGAACATCTTGTGCTCCAGCTGCATGCTCCAGTCATCCGGCAGCGCGCTGTAGATGGCGCTGGTGCTGTCGAGATAGCGGGAGAAGGTGCGGTTGAAGTTCTGCTGTCCCGGGAAGTTGGAGCCATCGCCGACCCAGACGGTTAGGGCGTTGGAGCCCAGCTTGCGGCCCAGTTCGATGACTTCGATATTGTGTTCTACCGCCTGGTCGCGCACCGCCTTGTCGCTGTGGCTCAGGCTGCCGTATTTGTAGGATTGCGGCTGGCCCTTCTGGTCCTGGAAGGTGTTGGAGTTCATGGCATCGAAATGCAGGCCGCGCTCCTGGGCAAACTGGCGCAGTTCGGCAGCGTCTGACGGGGTATCCCAGGGAATGTGCAGGGAGACCGCGGGCGTGGCTTGGCCAAGCTGGTTGACCACGGCGCAGTCGTCAACTTTTTCAAAGATATTGCGCGGTTCGCCGGAGCCCGGGAAACGGGCAAAGCGGGTGCCGCCGGTACCCAGTCCCCAGGAGGGCAGGGCGACGGCAAACTGGCTTGCCTGTTGGGTCAGGGATTCGATATCGACACCCGCGCGCGCCAGGCGTTCGCCCAGCGCGGCGTAATCGCTATCCAGTGCGTTCTGTTGCTGGGCGTTCTGTGCGGCGATGAGTTCAGCGTCGATCATTGTTTTTGTTGTCATGGTGCAAACCTCGGGTAAATTGGGCCCCGCGGGGCCCAGGGGCTTATCGGGTGAAGGACGGTGCATGGCCGGCGTCGACGTTGAGCACGTTACCGGTGGACTTCGCGGACAGGTCCGCGACAAAGAAATACACGCCCTCGGCAATATCTTCCGGGAAGACGTTACGCTTGAGTAGGCTGCGCTGGCGGTAGTGTTCTTCCAGGTCGTCGGTACTCATCTGATAGGCACTGGCACGTTCTTCCTTCCATTTACCGGTCCAGATCTTGGAGCCGCGCAGCACCGCATCCGGGTTCACCACATTGGCGCGGATGCCAAGCGGTGCGCCTTCCAGTGCCACGCAGCGGGCGAGTTGAATTTCAGCGGCCTTGGCGGTGCAGTAGGCGGCGGCATTGGCCGAGGCCACCAAGCCATTCTTGCTGGCAACAAATACAATCGAGCCGCCCATGCTCTGGCGTTTCATCAGCGTGAATGCCTCACGGGATACCAGGAAGTAACCGGTAGATAGGATGTTCTGGTTGAAGTTCCAGTTCTCCAGTGTGGTTTCATCCAGTGGTGACGACGACGCAATGCCGGCATTGGAGACCAGAATGTCGACCCCGCCAAAGCGCAGGCAGGTGTTGCTGAATGCCTGTTTCACCTGCTGCTCGTCGGTGACATCCATTTTAGTACCGTCAACCTGGTCCCGGCCGTAGACCTGCTGGAAGGCGTCGACGGTTTCGCTCAAGCTATTCTGGTCAATATCGGTCAGCATCACGCAAGCGCCTTCATTCAGCAGACGCTGTGCCGTGGCGCGACCAATGCCGCCGGCGCCGCCGGTAATCAGCGCAACACGTCCGGCCAGGGCCTTGGGTTTTGGCATGCGCTGCAGCTTGGCTTCTTCCAGTAGCCAGTACTCGATATCAAAGGCTTCCTGCTCCGGCAGGCCCATGTACTGGCTCACGCCCGACGCACCGCGCATGACATTGATGGCATTGACGTAGAATTCGCCCGCGATACGGGCGGTGGCCTTGTCCTTGGCAAAGGTCAGCATGCCGACGCCGGGGATCAGGTAAACCACCGGGTTGGCGTCGCGCAGCGCCGGGCTGTTGTCGTGCTTGCAGCGCTTGTAATAGGCGGCATAGTCGGCACGGTAATCGGCCAGCTGGTTATCCAGACCTTCGATGACCTCGTCGAGGTTGTCCTGCGCCGGATCGTACTGCAGTACCAGCGGCTTGATCTTGGTGCGCAGGAAGTGATCGGGGCAGGACGTGCCCAGCTGGGCCAGGGGCTCCAGTTGCTGGCTGTTGACGAATTCCAGCACTTGCGCGCTGTCGTTGAAGTGGCCGATCTGGCGCTGATGTTCGCTGCTCTTGCCGCGAATGATCGGCATCAGCTGGCTGGCGACCCGCTGGCGTTCGGTGGCACTCATGGACAGGTGGCTGGCACCGCCGAACGCGGCAGCCCCCTGCAGCCGGTCATCCAGCCAGGCCTGGGCGCGGTTGATCATTTCAAGCGAAACTTCGTAGCATTCCTTTGCCGTATCGGCCCAGGTGAAGAGGCCGTGGGCTTCCAGCACAACGCCCTTGAGGTGCGGGTTCTGGGTGGCGATCTTTTCCAGCTCCAGGCCCAGCTCGAAGCCGGGGCGGCGCCACCCCAGCCAGCCTATCTCGTTACCGTAAATGGTTTCGGCCAGCTCGCGACTATTGCTGCTGGCGGCTATCGCGATCACCGCATCGGGGTGCAGGTGATCAACATGCTTGTAGGGTACATAGGCATGCAGTGGTGTGTCGATGCTGGCGGCGCGGCTGTTGAGGTTGAACGTGCAATGGGGCAAGTAGGCCACCATTTCATCTTCATGCTGCTCACCACGGTAGAGTTTTTTCAGGGCCTGCAGCTTGTCCATATAAAGGGTGGCAAAGCCGGCCAGGTCCATGCTGCCGATATCGCCGCCGGACCCCTTGACCCAGAGAATCTCTTCTTCTGTGCCCGTGAGCGGATCAATACAGCCGATCTTGCCGGAGGTATTGCCGCCACCGTAGTTGGTCACGCGCATGTCCGAACCCAGCAGGTTGGAGCGGTATCGCAGTAACTCCGGCCCCGACATGCCGGCGGCTTTCTGGTCATCCCAGAGGTTGGGGATCTGGCGTGATTGGGTGTCGAGTTCGGACATAGGTGGAAGCCTCATTTATTAATTATTAGATGAATCAGGCAGAACTTGTCACAATAATGACAGGTTTTGCTTTTAAACAGCGGTTTATGATCTGTCGTGATTGGTTCAATGTACTACCCTCGCCAAATTCAGTCAAGATCAATCATAAGCAGTCACAAAAAATCATAACACGCTTGCAATTTGGGTTTCTGTGCGACATATTGACCAACAAGGACAGATTATGCACGAACGTGAACGACATCGAATCATCCTGGCTGAGGTGGCGGAGAAGCCGGTAGCAACTGTCAGTTATCTGGTTGAGCTGCTGGAAGCCTCGGAGGCGACAATCAGGCGAGACATCAGCTTTCTGCACAAGGCAGGCAAGTTGAGGAAAGTGCGCGGTGGTGCCGAGTCCCTGCATCCACCCACATCGACCAGTCTTGCAGGGCGTCCCTTTGCGATCAGTCAAACGATCAACGCCAGGGCAAAGCGGCGGGTGGCCAGGGAAGCGGCAGCGCTGTGCGAAGAGGGCGAGTCGATCATCATTGGCGGTGGATCCACTGCTTACATGATGGCCGAATACCTGAAAAACCGGCAGTTACATGTGATGACAAACTCTTTTGTCATTGCGGAATACCTGCTCAAGCACAGCAAGTGCAGTGTCACGCTGCCAGGCGGCAAGGTGTACCGGGAACAGAATCTGATTCTGAGTCCGTTTCCGGAAGATGGCTCGGCCAGCTTCTATGCCGCCAGAATGTTCTTCGGAGCGCAGGGGGTGGGGCCCCTTGGCGTGATGGAAACGGACCCGCAAATCGTGCAGGGCACGACACGCTTGCTGCGACAGGCGGAACAGCGGGTGCTGCTGGTCGACAGCAGCAAGTTTTCACAGCGCAGCAGCCTGATTGTCTGTGCACTGTCGGAGCTGGACGTCGTGGTTACCGATGAAGGGATCGATGCGAAAACGCGAAAACTGATAGAAGACGCCGGCTGCAGGCTCGTTATTGCAAGTCCTGAAGCCGCCGCAGAATAGCAAGCGCCCAACAAGGGCGACTGTCGATATAACAACAAGCGAGACGGAGACCTAAAATGCCTTTCAAAAAAATAATGGCAAGTGCCCTCGTAGCAGCCGCAATGGCAACCAGTGGCCTGGTACAGGCAGACTCGGTGCGTATCGGTCTGGTGGTCAAGGCGCTGGGTATCGGCTTTTTCGAGGCCGCCAACGAGGGAGCGCAGGAAGCGGCGAAGGAGCTGGGCGATGCCGAAGTGATCTATACCGGTCCGACATCGACCACCGCAGAAGGCCAGATCGAAGTAATCAATTCACTCATCGCGCAAAAAGTGGACGCCATTGCGGTATCTGCCAATGATACCGATGCTCTGGTACCCATCCTTAAAAAGGCCCAGCAGCGTGGTATCAAGGTCGTGTCCTGGGATTCGGGCGTGGCGCCGGACGGCCGTCAGGTACACCTGAATCCCTCCAGTAATCCGCAGATCGGCGAGATGAACGTCAAACTGGCCGATGAAGCCTTGCAGGCCACCGGTAGCGAGACGGGCGATATCGCCATTCTCAGCGCCACGCCGA
Proteins encoded:
- a CDS encoding metallophosphoesterase; this encodes MRLKVFSDLHLECADSQHDLCGADADVVILAGDIHSGTRGLEWAGRQFPGRCVIYVPGNHEFYGVSMSRLRAELRVEAERRGIILLDNRAVTVDGVRFYGTTLWADFGLYADRESWDVQATQDRACARLPDFRIIEQPEGEVFSIAECQRLHAQALAWLEHELEQPFAGKKVIVSHHAPLEACIPARFKDDALSPAFASNLGALMGKADLWVHGHVHEPVDIRVGDTRIIANPGGYPNEFTEPQFDAHLLVDL
- the eno gene encoding phosphopyruvate hydratase, with the translated sequence MSSITQIKAREVLDSRGNPTVEADVILACGVIGSACAPSGASTGSREALELRDGDKSRYLGKGVLKAVAAINGPIREALLGQDPTDQRALDNIMLALDGTENKSKFGANAILAVSLAAAKAAATVKGLPLYAHIAELNGTAGQYSMPLPMMNILNGGEHADNNVDIQEFMVQPVSSPNFAEALRCGAEIFHALKAVLKARGLNTAVGDEGGFAPNLGSNEEALVVIQEAVSNAGYTLGKDVTLALDCAASEFYKNGEYNLAGEGKVFNSEGFSDYLAQLSETYPIVSIEDGLDESDWAGWAYLTRQIGDKVQLVGDDLFVTNTKILQEGIDKNIGNSILIKFNQIGSLSETLDAIKMAKDAGYSVVISHRSGETEDTTIADLAVGTAAGQIKTGSLCRSDRVSKYNRLLRIEEELAGQAPYKGLQEIKGQA
- the rhaI gene encoding L-rhamnose catabolism isomerase codes for the protein MTTKTMIDAELIAAQNAQQQNALDSDYAALGERLARAGVDIESLTQQASQFAVALPSWGLGTGGTRFARFPGSGEPRNIFEKVDDCAVVNQLGQATPAVSLHIPWDTPSDAAELRQFAQERGLHFDAMNSNTFQDQKGQPQSYKYGSLSHSDKAVRDQAVEHNIEVIELGRKLGSNALTVWVGDGSNFPGQQNFNRTFSRYLDSTSAIYSALPDDWSMQLEHKMFEPAFYSTVIQDWGSSYLAATQIGERCKCLVDLGHHAPNVNIEMIVSRLAQFGKLGGFHFNDSKYGDDDLDSGSINPYQLFLVFNELVDIKNRQPSFAPFYMLDQSHNVTDPIESLIYSAAEVQRAFVKALLVDRKALEGFQDSNDVLMAQGTLKAAYNLDVEPILQMARLRSNGAIDPIQAYRASGYRAQCGKDRPASKNSSGSGIV
- a CDS encoding bifunctional rhamnulose-1-phosphate aldolase/short-chain dehydrogenase — its product is MSELDTQSRQIPNLWDDQKAAGMSGPELLRYRSNLLGSDMRVTNYGGGNTSGKIGCIDPLTGTEEEILWVKGSGGDIGSMDLAGFATLYMDKLQALKKLYRGEQHEDEMVAYLPHCTFNLNSRAASIDTPLHAYVPYKHVDHLHPDAVIAIAASSNSRELAETIYGNEIGWLGWRRPGFELGLELEKIATQNPHLKGVVLEAHGLFTWADTAKECYEVSLEMINRAQAWLDDRLQGAAAFGGASHLSMSATERQRVASQLMPIIRGKSSEHQRQIGHFNDSAQVLEFVNSQQLEPLAQLGTSCPDHFLRTKIKPLVLQYDPAQDNLDEVIEGLDNQLADYRADYAAYYKRCKHDNSPALRDANPVVYLIPGVGMLTFAKDKATARIAGEFYVNAINVMRGASGVSQYMGLPEQEAFDIEYWLLEEAKLQRMPKPKALAGRVALITGGAGGIGRATAQRLLNEGACVMLTDIDQNSLSETVDAFQQVYGRDQVDGTKMDVTDEQQVKQAFSNTCLRFGGVDILVSNAGIASSSPLDETTLENWNFNQNILSTGYFLVSREAFTLMKRQSMGGSIVFVASKNGLVASANAAAYCTAKAAEIQLARCVALEGAPLGIRANVVNPDAVLRGSKIWTGKWKEERASAYQMSTDDLEEHYRQRSLLKRNVFPEDIAEGVYFFVADLSAKSTGNVLNVDAGHAPSFTR
- a CDS encoding DeoR/GlpR family DNA-binding transcription regulator; translated protein: MHERERHRIILAEVAEKPVATVSYLVELLEASEATIRRDISFLHKAGKLRKVRGGAESLHPPTSTSLAGRPFAISQTINARAKRRVAREAAALCEEGESIIIGGGSTAYMMAEYLKNRQLHVMTNSFVIAEYLLKHSKCSVTLPGGKVYREQNLILSPFPEDGSASFYAARMFFGAQGVGPLGVMETDPQIVQGTTRLLRQAEQRVLLVDSSKFSQRSSLIVCALSELDVVVTDEGIDAKTRKLIEDAGCRLVIASPEAAAE